A stretch of Caenibius tardaugens NBRC 16725 DNA encodes these proteins:
- a CDS encoding polyprenyl synthetase family protein, whose translation MVAVASADGDLLAENLSLIARDVDSLLDSLMPVPDDKHARLIEAMRYAAIGGGKRLRPLLLVATAEMYGVHREAAMRAACAIESIHVYSLIHDDLPSMDDDDLRHGRPTVHKAYDEATAVLAGDSLHAMAFHILSDPQTSGDPFVRAELVHTLAGASGAHGMAGGQMIDMIAESEEFDLRTVTRLQQLKTGALLAASVEMGAILGRVPPEGRAHLRAYARDIGLAFQIADDLLDHEGDEAKAGKALRKDAGQGKQTFVSLLGIERAREQAKILVEQAVGHLASHGAEADLLRAVARYIVERDH comes from the coding sequence ATGGTCGCCGTGGCAAGCGCGGATGGCGATCTGCTCGCGGAAAACCTCAGCCTGATCGCGCGGGATGTCGATTCCCTGCTCGATTCGCTGATGCCCGTGCCGGATGACAAACATGCCCGCCTGATCGAGGCCATGCGTTATGCCGCGATTGGCGGGGGCAAGCGTTTGCGCCCCTTGCTGCTGGTCGCAACCGCGGAAATGTACGGGGTGCATCGCGAAGCGGCCATGCGTGCGGCATGCGCGATCGAATCCATACACGTCTATTCGCTGATCCATGATGATCTGCCCAGTATGGACGATGACGATCTGCGCCATGGCCGGCCCACGGTGCACAAGGCCTATGACGAGGCAACAGCCGTGCTGGCGGGCGATTCGCTGCATGCGATGGCTTTCCATATTCTGTCCGACCCGCAGACGAGCGGCGATCCGTTTGTGCGGGCGGAACTGGTGCATACGCTTGCCGGAGCAAGCGGTGCCCATGGTATGGCTGGCGGCCAGATGATCGATATGATTGCGGAAAGCGAAGAGTTCGATCTGCGCACAGTCACGCGGCTGCAGCAACTCAAGACCGGGGCCTTGTTGGCCGCATCAGTCGAAATGGGCGCTATTCTGGGCCGTGTGCCACCGGAAGGGCGGGCGCATTTGCGGGCCTATGCACGCGATATCGGGCTGGCGTTCCAGATTGCCGACGATCTGCTCGATCATGAAGGCGATGAAGCCAAGGCCGGCAAGGCGCTGCGCAAGGATGCAGGGCAGGGCAAGCAGACATTCGTGTCACTGCTCGGGATCGAGCGTGCGCGGGAACAGGCGAAAATCCTCGTTGAACAGGCGGTCGGGCATCTTGCCAGTCATGGGGCTGAGGCGGATCTGCTTCGTGCAGTTGCACGTTACATTGTGGAGAGGGACCATTGA